From Streptomyces zhihengii, the proteins below share one genomic window:
- a CDS encoding RNA polymerase sigma factor SigF, translating to MSAEQGSSKVLTREPGATASALAPFVPAPFVPETSEAIDTRTLSRSLFLRLRALDVEGAGEDSPERTYVRDTLIELNLPLVRYAAARFRSRNEPMEDIVQVGTIGLIKAIDRFDCERGVEFPTFAMPTVVGEIKRFFRDTSWSVRVPRRLQELRLALTKAGDELSQKLDRSPTVAELAAVLGVSEEDVVDGLAVGNAYTASSLDSPSPEDDGGEGSLADRLGYEDTALEGVEYRESLKPLLAKLPPRERQIIMLRFFANMTQSQIGEEVGISQMHVSRLLTRTLAQLREGLISD from the coding sequence ATGTCCGCAGAACAGGGCAGCTCGAAGGTGCTCACGCGTGAGCCCGGTGCGACCGCGTCCGCGCTGGCGCCGTTCGTTCCCGCGCCGTTCGTGCCCGAGACCTCGGAAGCCATCGACACCCGTACCCTGTCCCGCTCCCTGTTCCTGCGGCTGCGCGCGCTGGACGTCGAGGGAGCGGGCGAGGACAGCCCGGAGCGCACCTACGTGCGCGACACCCTCATCGAGCTCAACCTCCCCCTCGTCCGCTACGCGGCGGCCCGCTTCCGCTCCCGGAACGAGCCGATGGAGGACATCGTCCAGGTCGGGACGATCGGCCTGATCAAGGCCATCGACCGCTTCGACTGCGAACGGGGCGTGGAGTTCCCGACGTTCGCGATGCCCACCGTGGTCGGGGAGATCAAGCGCTTCTTCCGCGACACGTCCTGGTCGGTGCGGGTGCCGCGCCGGCTCCAGGAGCTGCGGCTGGCCCTGACCAAGGCGGGCGACGAGCTCTCCCAGAAGCTCGACCGCTCCCCGACCGTCGCCGAACTGGCCGCCGTGCTCGGGGTGTCGGAGGAGGACGTGGTCGACGGCCTCGCCGTGGGCAACGCCTACACCGCGTCCTCGCTGGACTCGCCCTCCCCGGAGGACGACGGCGGCGAGGGGTCGCTCGCCGACCGCCTGGGGTACGAGGACACGGCGCTGGAGGGCGTCGAGTACCGCGAGTCGCTCAAGCCGCTGCTGGCCAAACTCCCGCCCAGGGAGCGGCAGATCATCATGCTCCGCTTCTTCGCGAACATGACCCAGTCGCAGATCGGCGAGGAGGTCGGCATCTCCCAGATGCACGTCTCGCGCCTGCTCACCCGCACGCTGGCGCAGCTCCGGGAGGGCCTGATCTCGGACTGA